Proteins found in one Hirundo rustica isolate bHirRus1 chromosome Z, bHirRus1.pri.v3, whole genome shotgun sequence genomic segment:
- the CHRNA6 gene encoding neuronal acetylcholine receptor subunit alpha-6, translating to MHPETRLYWCCTAFCMWAFVFTSLIKDTTACESEERLFHKLFSQYNQFIRPVENVSDPVTVYFELAITQLTNVDEVNQIMETNLWLRHIWNDYKLRWDPRQYDGIEFVRVPADKIWKPDIVLYNNAVGDFQVEGKTKALLRYDGMITWTPPAIFKSSCPMDITFFPFDHQNCSLKFGSWTYDKAKIDLLIIGSKVDMNDFWENSEWEIVDASGYKHDIKYNCCEEIYTDITYSFYIRRLPMFYTVNLIIPCLFISFLTVLVFYLPSDCGEKVTLCISVLLSLTVFLLVITETIPSTSLVIPLVGEYLLFTMIFVTLSIVITVFVLNIHYRTPTTHTMPKWVKTVFLGLLPKVLLMQRPLEQQKKNLSRKNKKVSDSKLGKSKRSKLKDTKLHKEQWCSHCDKAAELSAAKRQLSHQSLEWMAEHMEYSPEVKDVISNVQFIAENMRSQNETKEVEDDWKYVAMVIDRVFLWVFIILCVFGTVGLFIQPLIAET from the exons ATGCATCCTGAGACACGGCTATATTGGTGTTGCACTGCTTTCTGCATGTGGGCATTCGTGTTCACATCCTTGATTAAAG ATACCACAGCCTGCGAGTCAGAGGAACGGTTATTTCACAAACTCTTCTCCCAGTACAACCAGTTCATTAGGCCAGTGGAAAATGTTTCTGATCCTGTCACTGTGTATTTTGAACTGGCCATTACCCAGCTTACAAATGTG GATGAAGTCAATCAGATTATGGAAACAAATTTGTGGCTAAGACAC ATTTGGAATGACTACAAACTGCGATGGGATCCCAGACAATACGATGGCATTGAATTTGTTCGGGTACCAGCAGATAAAATTTGGAAACCAGATATTGTCTTGTATAATAA TGCTGTGGGAGATTTTCAAGTTGAAGGCAAGACCAAAGCCCTTCTTCGCTATGATGGAATGATCACCTGGACCCCAccagctatttttaaaagctcctGTCCTATGGATATTACCTTCTTCCCATTTGATCATCAGAACTGTTCACTCAAATTTGGCTCATGGACCTATGACAAAGCCAAAATTGATCTTCTGATCATTGGATCGAAAGTAGATATGAATGACTTTTGGGAAAACAGTGAATGGGAAATAGTTGATGCTTCTGGGTACAAACATGATATCAAATATAACTGCTGTGAAGAGATCTACACAGACATAACATATTCTTTTTATATTCGAAGGTTGCCAATGTTCTACACCGTAAATCTGATCATTCCCTGTCTTTTCATCTCATTCCTGACTGTGTTAGTTTTTTACCTACCATCTGACTGTGGTGAGAAAGTTACTCTTTGCATCTCTGTGCTTCTTTCTTTGACTGTATTTTTACTGGTGATCACAGAAACAATCCCATCCACCTCTTTAGTAATTCCCCTAGTTGGTGAATATTTACTCTTCACAATGATATTTGTGACTCTGTCAATTGTCATCACAGTGTTTGTCCTCAATATACATTACAGGACTCCAACGACACACACAATGCCCAAATGGGTAAAAACCGTCTTTCTTGGCCTGCTCCCCAAAGTCCTGTTGATGCAGAGGCCACTagaacagcagaagaaaaacctctccagaaaaaacaagaaagtaTCAGACAGCAAGTTGGGTAAGTCAAAGCGCAGCAAACTTAAAGACACCAAATTGCACAAGGAGCAATGGTGCAGTCACTGTGATAAGGCAGCTGAACTCTCTGCCGCCAAAAGACAGCTGAGCCATCAGTCACTGGAATGGATGGCAGAGCACATGGAGTACTCCCCAGAGGTGAAGGATGTCATTAGCAACGTCCAGTTCATCGCAGAGAACATGAGGTCTCAAAATGAAACCAAAGAG GTGGAAGATGATTGGAAATACGTAGCCATGGTAATAGACAGAGTATTTCTCTGGGTATTTATAATCCTTTGTGTATTTGGGACTGTAGGGCTCTTTATCCAGCCACTAATAGCAGAGACATAA